In Stigmatopora argus isolate UIUO_Sarg chromosome 17, RoL_Sarg_1.0, whole genome shotgun sequence, the following are encoded in one genomic region:
- the pex2 gene encoding peroxisome biogenesis factor 2 — MGTEEESIQGGGSLRETALDPLIPVLRISQLDALELDSALEQLLWTQFSHCFQNFRPGLLTPVEPELKALLQLLLWRFTLYSDSTTVGQSLLSLRYGNTLSSFNRYEPLSYRQKLSLVLLRVGPRWIQERSHNLQIGLTSGAPDTGAFQKTLCKLMSIISGVSRLSSLVNFLVFLRKGHHPILAERIIGAQAVYSKHNVTRDITYQYMNRELLWHGFAEFLIFLLPLINTGKMKASIYSTVFGWDKSEVDAAQDSKGAWRLCMLCGDWPTLPHTVGCQHVFCYYCIKSHSIASNCINCPKCGAEGRQLEPVKIEEFDIVQP, encoded by the exons ATGG GGACAGAAGAGGAGAGCATCCAGGGAGGAGGATCTCTCAGAGAAACCGCATTAGACCCACTGATTCCAGTCTTGCGTATCAGCCAGCTTGATGCTCTCGAGCTCGACTCAGCTCTGGAGCAGTTGTTATGGACTCAGTTCTCCCATTGCTTCCAGAATTTTCGACCTGGGCTTCTCACCCCCGTGGAGCCTGAACTGAAGGCTTTGCTCCAACTGCTCCTGTGGAGGTTCACTCTGTATTCTGATAGTACCACAGTTGGCCAGTCTTTGCTGAGCCTACGCTACGGCAACACCTTGTCCTCATTTAACCGCTACGAGCCTTTGTCCTACAGGCAGAAGTTGTCTCTGGTTCTACTAAGAGTAGGTCCTCGTTGGATTCAAGAGCGATCCCACAACCTCCAAATTGGTTTAACTTCAGGTGCCCCAGATACTGGAGCATTCCAAAAGACCCTGTGTAAACTTATGTCTATAATTTCTGGTGTTTCCCGTCTCTCAAGCCTCGTCAACTTTCTTGTGTTTCTCAGAAAAGGTCATCACCCAATTCTGGCCGAAAGGATCATTGGAGCACAAGCAGTTTATAGCAAACATAATGTGACCAGGGACATTACATATCAGTACATGAATCGTGAGTTACTGTGGCACGGTTTTGCAGAGTTTCTCATTTTCCTGTTGCCACTTATTAACACAGGGAAAATGAAGGCTTCCATATATTCAACTGTGTTTGGGTGGGACAAAAGTGAAGTGGACGCTGCACAGGATAGCAAGGGCGCATGGAGGCTGTGCATGCTGTGTGGTGATTGGCCCACCTTGCCTCACACAGTTGGCTGTCAACATGTTTTTTGCTACTACTGTATTAAAAGTCATAGCATTGCAAGTAATTGCATCAACTGCCCAAAATGTGGGGCAGAGGGAAGACAATTGGAGCCTGTCAAAATAGAGGAGTTTGACATAGTCCAACCTTAA